The proteins below are encoded in one region of Triticum aestivum cultivar Chinese Spring chromosome 1B, IWGSC CS RefSeq v2.1, whole genome shotgun sequence:
- the LOC123129047 gene encoding late embryogenesis abundant protein B19.4, producing MASGQQERSELDRMAREGETVVPGGTGGKTLEAQEHLADGRSRGGQTRKEQLGEEGYREMGHKGGETRKEQLGEEGYREMGHKGGETRKEQLGEEGYREMGHKGGETRKDQLGEEGYREMGRKGGLSTMQESGGERAAREGIEIDESKFKTKS from the exons ATGGCTTCCGGTCAGCAGGAGAGGTCGGAGCTGGACCGCATGGCCCGCGAGGGGGAGACCGTCGTCCCCGGCGGCACCGGTGGGAAAACCCTCGAGGCGCAGGAGCACCTCGCCGACG GGCGCAGCCGCGGTGGGCAGACTCGGAAGGAGCAGCTGGGGGAGGAGGGATACCGCGAGATGGGTCACAAGGGCGGGGAGACTCGCAAGGAGCAGCTGGGGGAGGAGGGGTACCGCGAGATGGGTCACAAGGGCGGGGAGACTCGCAAGGAGCAGCTCGGGGAGGAGGGGTACCGCGAGATGGGGCACAAGGGCGGGGAGACTCGCAAGGACCAGCTCGGGGAGGAGGGGTACCGCGAGATGGGGCGCAAGGGCGGGCTGAGCACCATGCAGGAGTCCGGTGGCGAGCGCGCCGCCAGGGAGGGCATCGAGATCGATGAGTCCAAGTTCAAGACCAAGTCCTAA
- the LOC123129054 gene encoding uncharacterized protein, which yields MSFWPAEALDPRASTPATKRHGSGRDAAGGLRAVGGPGAAHPRGAGQLPGGHHRAAGRRELIQNADDAGASCVRLCLDRRAHGSRSLLAPALAQCTPATTPPSPTKSSPASPASAAARSPPRPGRPAARWALATLSIAAELCFELLLFQFELR from the coding sequence ATGAGCTTCTGGCCGGCGGAGGCGCTGGATCCGCGTGcttcgacgccggcgacgaagcgacATGGATCCGGGCGGGATGCTGCTGGAGGACTTCGGGCTGTGGGTGGACCTGGTGCGGCGCATCCGCGAGGTGCTGGCCAACTACCCGGAGGGCACCACCGCGCTGCGGGACGCCGGGAGCTCATCCAGAACGCCGACGATGCCGGGGCCTCGTGCGtccgcctctgcctcgaccgccgCGCCCATGGGTCCCGCTCGCTGCTCGCCCCCGCGCTTGCGCAGTGTACGCCAGCAACGACGCCGCCTTCACCGACGAAGAGTTCGCCAGCATCCCCCGCATCGGCGGCCGCAAGAAGTCCTCCCAGGCCTGGAAGACCGGCAGCAAGATGGGCGCTAGCTACACTCTCTATCGCTGCTGAGCTCTGCTTCGAGCTGCTGCTCTTTCAATTTGAGCTGCGCTAG
- the LOC543497 gene encoding em protein, which yields MASGQQERSQLDRKAREGETVVPGGTGGKSLEAQENLAEGRSRGGQTRREQMGEEGYSQMGRKGGLSTNDESGGDRAAREGIDIDESKFKTKS from the exons ATGGCTTCCGGTCAGCAGGAGAGGTCGCAGCTGGACCGCAAGGCCCGCGAGGGCGAGACCGTCGTCCCCGGTGGCACCGGCGGCAAGTCCCTCGAGGCGCAGGAGAACCTCGCCGAAG GGCGCAGCCGTGGCGGGCAGACTCGCAGGGAGCAGATGGGGGAGGAGGGGTACAGCCAGATGGGGCGCAAGGGCGGGCTGAGCACCAACGACGAGTCCGGCGGCGACCGCGCCGCCAGGGAGGGCATCGACATCGACGAGTCCAAGTTCAAGACCAAGTCCTAG